The following are encoded together in the Lathyrus oleraceus cultivar Zhongwan6 chromosome 3, CAAS_Psat_ZW6_1.0, whole genome shotgun sequence genome:
- the LOC127129224 gene encoding protein yippee-like At3g08990, with protein MGRLFLIDLEGDFYCCKHCKTAFALVDDIISKSFHCRYGKAYLFDKVVNVSVGEKEDRIMMTGMHSVVDIFCVTCGSIVGWKYEAAYEKSQKYKEGKFILERYKVLGPDGSEYMPPLEDAEDA; from the exons ATGGGAAGACTTTTCCTGATCGATCTTGAAGGAGATTTCTATTGCTGCAAGCATTGCAAGACTGCTTTTGCCCTTGTTGATGATATCATTTCCAAG TCTTTCCATTGCAGGTATGGGAAGGCTTATCTTTTTGATAAAGT TGTGAATGTCTCCGTCGGAGAGAAAGAAGACCGGATAATGATGACAGGAATGCATAGCGTCGTCGACATATTCTGTGTTACATGTGGATCCATTGTTGGATGGAAATAT GAGGCTGCTTATGAGAAGTCTCAGAAGTACAAAGAAGGAAAGTTTATTCTTGAAAG GTATAAGGTTTTGGGGCCAGATGGATCCGAATACATGCCTCCTCTAGAAGATGCTGAAGATGCTTGA